The Cryptomeria japonica chromosome 2, Sugi_1.0, whole genome shotgun sequence region GCTATGCATGCAAGAGATGAGAAGAATGCTTTTCCAATTTTATTATTATATGTATATTGTTCCAACAAACGAAATGTTATATTCTTAGATTAAGATATTATCCCATTTTGATTGTTAATTTTTTTCTCTATATTCATTACAATAAGAATCTTAATTATAATTTATGAATATTATATACTTTCAAATTTGATATCTCTCTGTATCTTTTACATAgaatttttaaaatatatgtataCTAATTATATTCATCAgcgaaagaaagacaaaaagtcaCAATTTACACTAGATGTAATAACAAATTAAAACATTTCTTAACAACATTGCCTCTGTTGACAATGCATTTTACATTTGCAGGTACTACTTATCTATAGATCTCAAATTGTATTAGTCACACATTGCCTACAATCTATACATAGAATCGGCcttcaatttcatcaaatttccACATGCTTTATGTTTTGAATCTCTCATTTTGTAACATAAGACATGTTTTCTAATCAATTCTAAAAGgttttgtttttattattattgtttagtACTCTTAAATTTACCTTGACATATCATTACACTCTCATGTGATACAAAAAAAATTGCTTAACAAAATTTGTATCTCtccatttatttaaaatcttaattATTCTTCTTATTATTATggtaaaaatgaatttaaaaaataaacattgtaaaaaattattttataaatgtCAATTATATAGATGGCAtccattaaaatatatatatttcaataacaTGTACTGCACTAAATAACAACGATAAAGCGGTATTCaattttcattatatatatatccattttgcCAATTTATTTAGTTTGAAATTCTAAACGCAAACCATTTAATTTAGTTGAATTTCATTTCATTGTCTAACTTGCAACTCCCaccataacaattttttttttttttttgtaacataCACTTTCCAATCAAGCTTGATCAGAGTAAGGCATTTGAAAGTTTCATGTAAAGATAAGTTGTTGATCACAATTCACAATTTTTAAGGCTACGATTCACAATTTTTAGAACTTGACTCCCTATATACAACCTTTACCACCTTTACCATGTGGATCACATATCCTTCCAAATGAATAAGCACAAAGAAAAAACTTATTTGTTATAAAGCCTCTAAAGACTTGTAAAGTTAGTTTTGAATTATACTTGTTCTTTACAATAGGAAACTCTATAGATCCATAAAAAATAGGTGGTAAAAAGGAATTATAATAAACTAAAATCCAGTTTCCAAATCCTACCCTTCTGAAGCTAATTTCTTGTTCAGTTTGCATGGTTACTATAACAAATTTCTATCCTCAATTCTTCTAGAGACCAAATCTATAAAAATCTATCAAGTTGCACTTGTGATCTAGGATTTACTTTAGCATATTGGTCTTGATTTCTGCAATACTTGTAAGTAGGGGCAAAATACATTTTACCTTCACTCCATCTTTCAAATATATGTCCAATATATTTATAGAACCTATTGAGAGAAATTGATTAGCCCTTCTCTCAAAACAAAAATAATGTAGCAGATTATCAAGCCTAAATACAAGCATATCCGATCAAGTACTTTAATACTATATAGGCTGCCAAGAGTTCTCATATTGGTAGCTTAATTACTCTAGCATCATGATTATTTTatccttaaaataaataaaattttggtTCAGTTTGGTGTGAGTTAAGAATCAAACTTTAGCCATGCATATCTGATGACATTCCAAATTGCTAAATTACACCCGTGTTAAATATCATCACTCTATTTCAAAATTCCCAAGCATGGAGGACATAGGTAATTGACATGAAATTCAACATTCAAACCTACAAATTACATTTCCATGAAAGTTTGTAAAGCTTTATCCTAGGCTTATTACGTTTTATGTTAACACACTTTGTTGAGGGTGTTTTGTTAGACAATTTGTGAGTCCAACCTTTGCTCCCATATTCTCTAAACAAACATTTGATTTAGATCATGTTCTAATATGTATTCATATATGTTCCATAGCTTCCACTAATTATAGTGTAAGTAGAGAAAGAGCTAGCCCAGGTCATGGAATATGGATTTACACCTCTAAATGCATTTTCTTAAAAGTAAAATGATGTATGGTACAACTTTTCTAGAGGAGcatgaatatgtaaaaatattcaACTTTTGGTGCCAACAAGGTGTTGTTTACGGTCTTGAAAGACAACCACATCTTTGAAGCCAAAATCATGTCTACCTAATCTAAACGGTCATTGAGCTCAATGGTGAACTATATCCATTTGGCCCAATTTGTTGTAGTTGTACTAAATCCAAGTTAACTGTTAGACTAAGGAAGGAAAATTCGAGTTCACTCTATTTCAGTAATTTCATCTCACTTAAACTgagattagaaaagaaaataagatCTATTATTTGCTTCCTTTCTATGTTTTGAAAGATAATGTTCTTAAAATTATTAGAGATTCTAAACAAACTTTTCACaattattgtgtgtgtgaaaagtgaacctgtatctgtatctgcaatacacaacacttcaatcaagtcattacatgcatggttagtcaaatataatcaatgaataataaaccataacaaatcgacccattgtgATCCGGGTGGATAtgctttccaccaaaaataatgttacAACAGTTACCAAAAAGTTTCCAAGTATAGATTCGAACCCGTGATCTACATAGCTAAACCATCCACCTTTGCCGCTACACCACACATGGAATTTactattatttagaaagaagtttcTTTTAGCTAATAACAAACTGCCCAAAGAGAGAATGGAGGTCGACGGGGGTTGAACCTTGACCATCGTCCTCCCAAAATATTACATAATCGTTGCGCTATTTATAGCGCTTGAGATATTTTTGGGGTAATATTAATTTAACCAATACTCGATCCGCCTATCCTTAGTTAAATAAGGGTATATGGTTAAAACAACCCCTATTTATGGAGTAAAATCAAATCCATAAAACAGTAAAGGGTTTATTACAAAGATTCAATTAGTTGAAAGGGATTATCTTTGTAATTAGTGGTTATAGCCTTTTTTTGGCTAATTTCGTGTATAAAAAGGGGTATTAGGCTTTTGGTAGGCATCCAGGTGATGAGAAGGAGATTATGAACTTGAAGGCTTGTTGATTATTCCTGCGCATTGGAGAATAATGTTGCCATTGTGCTTGAAAGGAATATCTTGtaacacttgtaattgattttggagctaatcggATCGGTCCCCCTATTGGAGCAGGACCCGAAGACGTAGTCTGACCCGGGGAtgaactccgttatcaattgtgttttgtcttctatctttctactctctttctttcagttcattacctttattatgctttgttcatttaagcattattatgttaattcgctcagattaaagctttgaattgacttgtgtaatattgttaagcatttgtctgtaattgtcatagatcctaatcagatcaagtttggtatcagagctttgtttgaCTAGTATTGCAGAGTTGAATGCTAACAAGATCCAGGATTCAACGAGGCGAAGGCAAGATTGAAGCATATAATCCTGAGATCGGAAAATGAAGAACTAATCCATCATCACAGATGGAAGGAAAAGGTGGTGAAGAAGGTTCCGAAGATAAGAGTATTCAGAAGACTCTTCAGAATTTGGAAACCATTGTACAAGTTTTAGTACAagagagagagaggacaagatGCGAAGACATGCAGCTCATGAGAAAAAAGGGAAAAGACCAGGAGGTGACCATGAGCCTCCAAAAACACCCccatctccttcttctccttcttccctgTCTTCTCCCTCTTCTACTCATTCTGAGTCTTCTTCTCTTTTCAAGAGTTCACATAAGCCTAAGATTaaattggatgtaaaatttgaTCTACCAGAGTATTGTGGGGAATTAAATGCTAAAAAATTAGATGATTGGATTCAATAGGTTGAAGTCTATTGTAGAGTCCAAAACCTCTTAGATGATGCTAATAGGATCCAATTAGCTACTCTTCGGTTAGGAGGTACAGCTCTAACCTGGTGGCAGAGTAGAATTCGGGATGGGTCTTCACAACATGGTAAAATCAATTTAACTTGGTTAGACTTTGTTAATGCTCTCAAGAAGCAATTCTATCCCCTTGGCCATATGCAACAGTTAATGATGAACTAGCAACTTTTTAGGCAAGGGAAAGGTCAGTCTGTCCAGGATTACACCCATGAATTCAGAAAGAAAGCTATTGCATTAAATGTTCCATTGTATACCCAGGACACGTTGCTTAAGTACATAGGTGGTCTTCACTCTTATCTAAGACATTCAATTTTGGTCTTGAATCCTAGTAACTTTGATGAAGTTTGTGTCCAAGCCACACACCTAGAGTCAAGAGGTAAGGGTTCTTTTATTGATAAGTCTGATAAGAAGCCATCTAAGTCTGAGAACAAATCCCAAAACAAAGGGAAGGGGAAAAAGATAGCTACAGTGAAGAaagagggtgaaaaacccacatgctcacattgcaagaaagaagggcatgaTGATTCTAGGTGCTGGAAGCTGCACCTTGAAAAGAGGCCAAAGAGATATGgtggaaacaaagacaaacaaaagacTGCTGCTATAGTTCAACAGGATCTTGGATCTGACTCTGGAGATGAGACAAAGATCATTGCTACCAGAATCCAAGGTAAAGAAAAAGGTAGATCTCTCTCATCAGCTACAAGTTCTTCTAATATAAGTGCAAGTACAAGTAAAGATTCTACTCCTAAGAATGATAAGCAAaggaatgaattatttcatattcgGGTTGTTATCAAACATACTAAAGTTGATACATTATTTGATACGGGTTCTCAAGTTAACTTGATATCTGAAGAAATTGTTAAAAAGCTTAACTTGACTACAACACCTCATCCGAAACCATACCCTCTGGGATGGGTTTGCAATGATGCACAATTGCAAGTAACTAAACAATGTAAGATAAGATTTGTTATCACTGCAAACTTTGTAGATGAGGTAGAAGCTGATGTAGTCCCTTTAGATATTTGTGGTCTTGTACTTGGGAGTCCCTATTTGTATGATCGACAGGCTATCTTCTATAGAGGGGAGAACAAATACCATCTTTTTAAAGATAAGGTTGAATACATTGTACGGGCACATAAGGTAAAGACTAATCTTGCACTAGTTAATGCTGGTTAGATGAAAAGGTTAGTCAACTCTAGTAATAACTTTGTATTAATGCTTGTAAAAGCCAAAGAGGAAGAAACATCTGAGGCATTTAAAGGATGTGATCCTAAACATAAGGCTGAAATGGTCAAAGTTGTTTCTGCTTACGATGACTTGTTTCAGGAACCAAAAGGATTGCCTCCTAAGAGAGAGATACAGCATGAGATCCAGTTGCAGCAGGATGTGCCACTTCCAAACATTAGCATGTACCGGTTATCAGTCTTGcaaaatgaagagatcaaaaaGCAGGTTCAAGAGTTGGTTGAGAAAGGAGTTATTCGTCCTAGTACATCTCCTTGCGGTTCTCCTATTGTGTTGGTTCCAAAGAAAGATGGGACTTGGAGAATGTGCATCGACTACAGGGCTCTGAACAAGATAATGGTAAAGAACAGGTACCCTcttcctagaattgatgatttacttgATTAGTTGAAACATGCAATTTATTTCACTAAGTTAGACTTGtgtagtggatatcatcagattcaAATTGTAGAAAATGATATTTGGAAAACTGCTTTTAAGACTAAACAGGGACTGTTTGAGTGGTTGGTTATGCCCTTCGGGCTTTGTAATGCACCAGCTACATTCATGAGAGTCATGAATGATGTCTTTCgtccttttattgatgattttttcatagtctacctagatgatattcttgtATTCAGCAAGTCTTGGGAAGATCATGTAATTCATGTTAAAAAAAtccttgatgtattaaggaaagaaAAACTTTTTGTAAAGATGTCTAAATGCGAGTTTGCTAAGACATCCTTAGTGTACCTAGGCTATGTCGTAGGGAATGGTCAACTAAAAGTAGACCCTACGAAGGTCGATTGTATTGTAAAATGGCCTAAGCCAAGTACAGTCACAGAAGTCAGGAGTTTTTTAGGTGCAGTTTAGTACTGGAGGAAGTTCATTGCAAACTTCTCTTTTATTGCTTCATCATTGCACACATTGACCAGTACGAAGGCAACTTTTCAGTGGGGAGGTCCACAACAGAAGGCTTTTGACACTTTGAAGAAAAAGTTGAGCACCGCGCCAGTTCTGGCTTTACCAgatttacatcaaccatttgagatCGAGACAGATGCTAGTGGGTTTGCCATGGGAGCTGTACTCATGCAAGGAGGTAAACCAGTCTGCTACCACTCTGAAACTTTTTCGGGAGCAGTAAGTAACTATCCCACTTATGATAAGGAACTTTATGCTTTAGTTCAGAGTGTTAAGAAATGGAAACACTACTTAATGAGCAAAGAGACTGTAATCCACACTGATCATCAGCCACTTCAGTATTTGCACTCACAGTCTAAACTGCAACAAAGTAGGCATTTTAGGTGGATGGgttttcttcaacaatttcatttggtgattaagtataagaaaggtgcccataacaaagtagcagatatgctctctaggcctccagttaagaatgcTTTGATAATCCTTAAAAATAGTTCCATGGTTCATGAAAGTTTTTAGGAATAATATGCTAATGATGAGAACTTTAAGGACATATATGCAGCTCTAATCCAGCGTAAACATGTAGAAGAAAAAGATTACTATGTGCAGGATAACTTGTTGTACCACTTGGGTAAATTGTGTATTCCTAAAGATGAGCAGGCACAGGTGATTCGAGAAGCACATACCTCTTTGATTGCAGGACATTTCGGGGTAAGTAAAACATTGGTTCAATTACAGAAGTATTGTTACTGGCCTCGTATGCAAGAAACTGTTACAAAGTATATAAAGGGATGTGTAATGTGTGCAACCAGTAAACCAAGTAACAGGAAATTGGGTTTGTACACACCATTACCTGTACCATCCCGTCCATGGGAAAGTGTGTCTATGGACTTTGTGGGAGGTTTACCTATGTCTAGGAAGggacatgattatttgtatgttgtTGTTGATCGATTCAGCAAAATGTGTATTCTAATGCCTTGTAAGAAACAGGTCACTACTGAACTAACAGCTCATATGTACTTCCAATTTGTATGGGTTCATTTTGGGTTACCTACTTCTATTGTATCGGATCGAGATTTTCGATTCTTAGGGGAATTTTGGACATCTTTGTGGGGACTCATGGACACCAAGCTGAAGAAGAGTACAGCCTTCCATCCGCAGACTGACggacagacagaggtagtcaacAGGACAATTGTTCATCTGCTTAGAGGTTACTGTAGCAAGCATCCTAAGTTGTCGGATGAGAATCTTCATTATGTGCAACATGCTTACAACCATGCAGCACATTCTTCTACAAAGAGGTCTCCTTTTGAGACTTGCTTCGGCTATTTGCCAAAGACACCAATGGACTTTTCTTTTGGAAAGGACAATGTTATAGATGGACGCCATGATGCAGAAAGGGCTTTAAAGTTCATCCACAAGGTCCAAGCAATCCATCAGGCAGTAGAAGCACAGTTGGAGTAGAGCCAAGCAAAATACAAGGCTCGCCATGACAAGCATCGTATAGATCATCATTTTCAGGTTGGTGACCGTGTTTGGTTACATATCAGCAAGGAAAGGATGGAAGGTGAAGGTAAGAAGCTTAAGCCTATTAGATATGGTCCCTTTGAGATCTTGGAAAAGATCGGTACCAATGCCTTTCGCCTTAATCTTCCTCCATATATGCAAATTTACTCAGTTGTAAATGTAGAAAATCTGAAGTTGTATGAGCCTCCAGTGATATTTGAGGAAGAGGCTACTATTCAGATTCCTTCTGTTGATGATCTAGCACTTGAATACATGAATGTGTTACAAGAGGATGTCATCCTCgacagaaatgtcagatcttctAAAAGAGATGGTGTTGAATACCTCAAAGTGGGACGTAAAGGGATGCACCCTGGTAAAGCAAGATGGATGGAGATTGGAAAGGTGAGGGAACTATACCCTTACCTACTTACTAAGTAATCAAGCTTTCggaggtccaaaagctctccaATGGGGAGGATTGATCCAGGTGAATAtgctttccaccaaaaataatgttacAACAGTTACCAAAAAGTTTCCAAGTATAGATTCGAACCCGTGATCTCCATAGCTAAACCATCCACCTTTGCCGCTACACCACACATGGAATTTACTATTATTTAGAAATAAGTTTCTTTTAGCTAATAACAAACTTCCCAAAGAGAGAATGGAGGCCGACGGGGGTTGAACCTTGACCATTGTCCTCCCAAAATATTACATAACCGTTGCGCTATTTATAGCGCTTGAGATATTTTTGGGGTAATATTAATTTAACCAATACTCGATCCGCCTATCCTTAGTTAAATAAGGGTATATGGTTAAAACAACCCCTATTTATGGAGTAAAATCAAATCCATAAAACAGTAAAGGGTTTATTACGAAGATTCAATTAGTTGAAAGGGATTATCTTTGTAATTAGTGGTTATAGCCTTTTTTGGCTAATTTCATGTATAAAAAGGGGTATTAGGCTTTTGGTAGGCATCCAGGTGATGAGAAGGAGATTATGAACTTGAAGGCTTGTTGATTATTCCTGCACATTGGAGAATAATGTTGCCATTGTGCTTGAAAGGAATATCTTGtaacacttgtaattgattttggagctaatcggATCGGTCCCCCTATTGGAGCAGGAGCTGGAGACATAGTCCGACCCGTGGACGAACTCCATTAtcaattgtgttttgtcttctatctttctactctctttctttcagttcattacctttattatgctttgttcatttaagcattattatgttaattcgctcaaattaaagctttgaattaacttgtgtaatattgttaagcatttgtctgtaattgtcatagatcctaatcaaatcacattgccttctaaaagatgcgagtataagattgctctcagattatttagcaataccagtgactagacaacatcaagacgaaggattttatctatatgaacatgatattAGCTAGacggatgcaagattaatctaacatgatttttgcaatattaagctaaatgatttaattaatatgcaatatctcaatgaaatcctagagaaaaaatagtataataacaatatattctccagcctccttttgaatgagagatgagcccgaatttatagaaaaatcagaagaaaaaaacaacggttgagatcaaatgatgatgagcggtcaagatttttcaagaggaagcacaatcctggtgaattgatgtgattggatgcttttctcagttttaaaggaaatcgaactaaaattaagattaaatcaagaaaaaactgatttaaaagaaattgaactaaaattaagataaaatcaagaaaaacagatttattatctatttcattcaattttaatatttaattgttttaattgctttctttgagattatttgtcaatttttaatttgttttttcaagattatctccaattgatttcttttctcaaattttaattcttttttgtcaattaattcctttttttatttatttccatttttgaagatttgtgctcaattgatttatttaattgaattaattcctctttcttgatttgtttccttttttgaagatttatggtaatttgatttatttaattaaattaattcctctttttgatgatttaatggcaaattgatttatttaattaaatatactaggatatttaattaaaataaataagataattgtttaaaatgatttacttggaatgatctattaattaaataaaaatttaattaatattggttgattgattttgccatgtgacatttgatgattttaggaattaattgtgtgctcaagatttatttaattgcatttggttaggaccttggtcacgttgtcgagattaggggcccatggtttagatgaccatttttagggtattacatttgcccctctttgaattaatgtgcgagcagtgcgttggttcaaagaatagttaatgtctaggagatgccagttctaaacttgattgatcacaaactacataaaaaagtgaggtgtttagtttgattcgaagcgacaaagctgaataaagtttGATTAACGTGATACCGTtccggaacttgattgaacttcggaacgatagaaaacaaaagataccaaacttgaacttgattgatcaagaagcgaatcttactaatcgagaacttgattgaacttagatacaatgaatgatgataaaaattgatcttgaacttgattgatcaagatacgatgaagataaattgttcagcttgatcaagaaacgaataaaacgtaacacctgtttagatttagcatgatcaaagaaactctttaaacccttgattgagtttaaaagaaaaatcagcttgatgaaaagcaatggaaCTGATTAAcataaagagattgattcagataaaagacaaatattagcttgatatgaagcgatgaaactgatatgcccctagagattgagatcttatttgattgtttttctttagttgaaaaagatttttgttcgactttcgatgaagatttgaaaattttcctcgacatttgaagatgtaagatcataaggtcacgagtatgccccctcgggagcgaaatcgaaagatagcgagggtacatgatgataggcaattttttagcaatgataagttgtttgagcacaaattgattcagaggaatttttgaaaattttgcattgaaattgagcgcaaagttgaagaaagagcatttgatgaaaagagcgctaagtggtccaaatttttgtgaaattttgatgagagagttgacgtcagatttcgatttcgatcccgaaaatggactcaggacagtcgatttacaagctcttgatttgatttcatcgtacttgtgttgattgattatgagatgttgttctatatgctttattctatatgtatgcatttctttttagtatagatgaatgaatgcaaatagaATATgggttttaattttcttttcttttcatatgcaaataaatgataatgcaaatgagtaatgcaatttttttgcatttttatatgcaataagatgaatgcaaatgaatgataatgaatgtatgaatctatataatatgtttatgtatgcaactaaacatatcaaaacacaagtactcgatcagagaaatgatgacgctccaactctcattcaacagacaaagaggaagcattgttactatactgaaatcactctaaattcacaaaatacagaatgaaatgcaacctaaacctagtcactggactttgaaaggcttaattgtcatcattgagtgttttataATTATAGCGGGCAGAATAGAGtttatttcttttcatgtgcaatattaaggatcttgtccgcaatgaccttttttcgttcatatccttggacagatttcgcagggactcggattgcatgataaagaaatttcctcaaaacgaacaaagaaatgatatggacctccctgtagcattcaaataaccagagtcgaggtatgtgaggctattccaccttgatgtgaaggctcttatcacagacacccagctaatttagatgtttccagatcattgggatcattccttcaagcagcaaacaagaaaatattatgcctccaatccttgctcctcttagtcacaatagacttcctcgagttactcagagggataataatcaaaaaccaatataaaagatagcacacaaagaaaatttccatgcatatctcaaacatcttggtgattgttttcagttttgttgttttgcttgttaactcagtgataaaactcttcagtagtcaggagacaggtaactgactcggagtggatgactaggtttcactaacgtaagattgacttggttgacactgcttaggacatgtaatgtgctcttgtcaattaccaaagactaggacattgatcagtttcaagccatgagggttccaacgaactaggatgtcaccaaagtgactaaaatatgtacaagcgaaagcaaacatgcatgaaagcgggaatgccaacgttgtgttgatagatggagcgcttgagtacaagaggcgcatgtttactaggttttcacctgcttgacagagatgcatattttttttttaccaaggtgcctgtttaccaggttttcaccagggcattttctctctttttctcctttttttcttctattattctttctttttc contains the following coding sequences:
- the LOC131859999 gene encoding uncharacterized protein LOC131859999 yields the protein MEGEGKKLKPIRYGPFEILEKIGTNAFRLNLPPYMQIYSVVNVENLKLYEPPVIFEEEATIQIPSVDDLALEYMNVLQEDVILDRNVRSSKRDGVEYLKVGRKGMHPGKARWMEIGKVRELYPYLLTK